The stretch of DNA ACTACCATGGCGGCTCGGCGGCGGGGCAGCTCGCGTCGTCGTGCAAGATCCGGCTCCTCGCGGCGCGGATCGACGAGTTGCACGACTGACGCCGCGGGCGAGCGGGAACATCGCCGGGAGAATCGCCGATGAGCGCACCGCTGACCTTCGAGGACGACATCGAGGCGCGCCTGGGTGCCCTCGAACTGATCGTCACCGCCCTCCTGCGCGAGCGGGTGAATCGCGATCCGTCCGCGCGGGAGGCGGTGCTGGAAGCATTGCGGCGCGAAGCCCAGGTCCCGGCCCCGCCGACGCCGAAGACCGAGGCTGCCCTGGCCAAGGCGCTCGCGCTCGCGGAGATCATCCTGGCGCCCTGACCAGCCGCGGAACGGACAAGCCGATGCCGCGAGGCGTGGCCGATCCCGGCCCGAACCGCCCTCGGACCAGGGCATTCTCCCGCTGATCCGGCGCGGGCCCGGGGGCGTCTGCCCGGCCTCCTCACGTCGCGGAGAGACTGCGCCTCGCGTCAGCAGCCTCAGCCGTACGAGACGCAGGCCCCGTAGACCTCGCCGCAAGCGGCGTAGGGGCCGCAGCCGCCGTCGTACCCGACATTGGACAAGCCGTACCGCGCCCGAACGCCGCCGCAGGCGGCGCCATGGCACCCGCCGTCACCGCCCCGGCATCCCCCGAGACCGACCCCGCGCCAGCTGGCGCCGAGGCCGCTGCCATGGAGGCCGCCCCAACCGAAGCCGCAGGCATCGGCCCCGGCGGTGGACAGGGCGAGGGCCCCGGCGGCGAGCGCGGATGCGAGAACGAGATGCCTCACGGCACCCTCTCCTGACTGCCGGGGAAGGGCTTCCTCAGGGCCGGCCACCACCGGAAAACAAGGGCAGTTCGAGCTCCGCATCCGACGTGGCATCCGCGCTCGGATGCACAAGTGGGCGACGTGCCATGCGCGGCGGCAACCCAGGACGCGGCGCTTCAGGACCCAACCCCGCAGCAGAATATACCTTTCCAAAAAATAGCATTTCAAAACAAAATCCAACGTCGTAGTGAATTACCGACCGCGCCAGATGATTCGCGGTTGAATATACTTATCGATCGATAATAATATCGTGGAGACGTCGATGTCAGCCTGTGCCATGCTTACCTACAACAACGTTACTCCGGCCGCCTGGCAATGCGGTGTCCAGTTCGCAGCGGACCATGGCGTGCAGATCACATCGAATCAGGGCAGCGCGACGGTGTCGGGCTTCACCATCGCCTGGAACTATAATCCGTCGGGGCAGACCGTCTCGCTGCAATGCACCGACAGCCCCTTCATCGTGCCCTGCTCGCTCATCAACAACTTCATCGACAGCACGGTGCAAAAATGCCTGAGCCAGAACAACGTGGCTCTGGCGGCAATGATCTGAAGGCGGGGGCCCCGCGATGAACGTCGCGTCCGAAGGAGGGCAGAACGACGGCGCGGCGGCTCGGGAGGAGGCGCTCGGTGCCTTCTCCCACCGGCTGGCCGAGGCGCTCGGGCTTCCCGCGGGACTGCCCCGCGAGACGGTCGAGCGCGCGGCGGTCGATCCGCTCTACCTGCACGGGCTGATCACCGGGAGGGACATCCCGGACGCCATGTCCGGGCTGATCGCGCAATCCCGTGGGACGAGCCTGCCGAAATGGGCGCCGCGTCCCACGCCGGTGCTGGTGGCCAAGGCCGCGCAAGCCCTGGCGCGCTGGGCGGCGGCGGGCTTCCGCGAAGTGAGCCCGGCGACCGCCGAGGCACGGCGGCGGGCGTGCCGGTCCTGCCCGGAGCTGCGGGCTCCCAGCGGACATCCGATCCATCGACTCGCCGGCGCGGCCGGCAGCGGCGTCTGCGGCCTGTGCAGCTGCGCCATCGAGAAGAAGGCGATGCTCCCGACCGAGAGCTGCCCGCTGCAATCCGCGGACGATCCGGCGCTCAACCGCTGGGGCGAACCGCTCGACTGACCGCGACACCCCGCGAACGGCCGAGCGCGCTCGGCCTCACCCTCGATGCGTCACCCGCGGCTCCGCCAGCACGGCCCACGGATAGGCCGCCTCGTAGGCGCGCGAGGCCGCGAGCACCCGGGCATCGGCCCCCATCGGGCCGACGATCTGCAGGCCGACCGGCAGGCCGGCCTCCGTCAGGCCGCAGGGCACGGTCGCGGCGGGCTGCCCGGTGAGGTTGAAGGGGTAGGAGAATGGCGTCCAGTTCAGCCAGTCGTCGCCGAAGCGCCCGTCGGGCGGGGTGAGGTTGCCGGCCGCGAAGGCGGGGGTGGCGAGCGCGGGCGTCAGGAGCAGGTCGTAGGTCCGGTGGAACCGCGCCATGGCGGTGAACAGCGCGCCGCGGGCGTTGAGGGCGGCGACGAAGTCGGGCGCCGCGATCTGCCGCCCGCGCTCGGCCGCCGCCCGCAGGGCCGGCTCGACGAGGCCGCGCTTCTCCTCGGGGATCGCCCGCAGCACGCACCAGGCGCCGACGAGCCAGATCCCGTTCAGGGTCTCGACCGGATCGGACAAACCCGGATCGGCTTCCTCGACGATCGCGCCGAGCTCGGCGAAGCGCCTCGCCGCCGCCTCGGTCAGGCGGGCCACCTCGGGATCGACGGTGGTGGCAAACCCCAGGCGCGGGCTCCAGGCGACGCGCAGGCCACGCACCCCGTCCTCCAGGCCGGCGCAATAATCCGGCGGCTCGGCAAGCGAGGCCGCCATGTCGCGGGGATCGGGCCGGGCGATGGCCTGCATCATCAGGGCGGAATCGCGCACGCCCCGGGTCATCGGGCCGAGATGCGCCACCGGCCCGAAGGGCGAGGGCGGGAAGGCCGGCACCCGGCCGAAGCTGGGCTTGAGCCCGTAGATCCCGCAGAAGGCGGCCGGGATGCGGATCGAGCCCGCCCCGTCGGTGCCGATATGGAGGAGCCCGAGATTGAGCGCCGCCGCCGCCGCGGCCCCGGCCGAGGAGCCGCCGGTGGTGGTCCGCGTGTCCCAGGGATTGCGGGTCGAGCCGGTATGGCTCGAATCGCCGAGGCCCTTCCAGCCGAATTCCGGCATCGTGGTCTTGGCGAGCGGGATCGCGCCGGCTTCCAGCAGCCGGTCGACGATCGGGGCGTTCTCGGTGGCGGGCGTGTCGGCGGTGGTGAGCGAGCCGCGGCGCATCGGGTAGCCGGCCCAGGCGATGTTGTCCTTGACCGTGAAGGTGAGGCCGTCGAGGGGCCCGCGGGGCTCGCCCTTCGCCCAGCGCGCCTCGGCAGCCGCGGCCGCTTCCATCGCGCGATCGCGGTCGACCAGCACGAAGGCGTCGAGATCCGGGCCGAACCGGTCGATGCGGGCCAGCGCGTCCGACACCGCCTCGCGGGGCGAGAGGGTGCGGTCGCGGTAGGCGGCCAGCGTCGCGGCGCCGTCGAGGTCGCGGATCTCGGTCATGCTCTCTCCCTCTCGAACTCACCCGGCCGGGTAGGTGCGCCCCTTCCAGGTCGCGACCCCCGCCCGACGCGGGCGCAGCAGCGCGTTCCATTGCAAGGCCAGCGCCAACGCCACGGTGAGGGGATGAAGCGGGATCGTCCAGGGGTCTTCGCGGGTGGAAAGCGTGATCGCCGCGCGCGTGATCAGGGAGAGGGCGAAGGCTGCCCCGGCGACGGGCAGGCTGCCGGCGCCCAGGAGCGCGGCGACAACGAGGAGCAGGGGCAGGACGTGGCCGCCCCCGAGCAGCAGCGTCCAGACCGGCAGGGCTCGGGGCGTCGCCAGGCCCTCATGGGCGTTCTTCGAGAAGCCGGCCCAGCATTGGCGGAAATCCGTGTACATCCGGCAGGTGGCGAGGTCGGCGGCCGCCACGAGGTCGGTGGTCAGGCCCGCCTGGCGGACGATCCGGGGCAGGCGCACGCCGTCATGCAGGCTCGCGCGGATCGCCCCGTGGCCACCGACCCGGCGATAGGCGTCGACCTCCACCAGCACCAGCTGGCCGCAGGCCGCGCCGAGGGCAGGATCGCGCAAGCGACGCATCAGCGGGATCGGCAGGTAGCCGAGCAGCAGGAAGTTGATCATCGGCACGGTGAGGCGCTCGCCCCACGTGTCCGTGACCTGCCGGGGCACGCCGCTGACGAGGGCCGCGCCGGTCGCCTCGGCCGCGCCCGCCAGGGATGCGGCGCCGTGGGGGGCAACCGCACGTCGGCATCGATGAACAAAAGATGGCGCCCGGTCGCGGCCTGCCCGAGGACGTGGCAGGCGTGGTTCTTGCCGGTCCAGCCCGGCGGCAGGGGCGGCACCGGGATCAGGCGCAGGCGGGGATCGCGGGCGGCGATCCCGGCGACGATCGCCGCCGTCCCGTCGGTCGAGTGGTCGTCGGCGACGATCACCTCGATCGGCACGCCGGTGCTGGCGAGCGCCGCCGCCAGGGTCGGGCCGATATTGCCGGCCTCGTTGCGGGCCGGGATCAGGATCGACACGAGACCATCGGGGGCCGGAACCCCGGGCTTCCTGCGCAGGGCGAGCAGGTTGGCGAGGGCGAGCCCGGCCGGCAGCAGCGCCAGGGCGAGCGCGAGGAAGGCCAGCGCGGTCACGGCGCCCGGCCCTCGCGGTGGCCGGCGACGAAGCGGCGCCCGGTCAGCGCCGCGACCAGCCGGTGCCACGCATCGTAGACGCCGCCGATTCCGCGCTGCCCGTCGAGCAGGGAGGCGAAGCGGGTGGCATCGCGGCTGCGCACGTCGGCAGCCAGGCGGTCGAGGGTGGCGGTCAGGTCGGCCTCCAGGCGGGCGAGACGGTCCGGACGGGGCAGGGCGAGGAGGTCGCGGGCCTGAATCGCGCGCCCGAAGGCGGCGCAGGCCTCCGCGCCACGCTCCTCCCAGAAGGCGTAATCGAGGGCGAGCGGCACGAACAGGGCGTCGGGGGCGAGTTCGGCCAGCCGCGCGACGCCGGGGCGTAAAGCCAGTGGCCGCTCGCGCACGTCGCTGAAGCGCCCCTGCGCGGTGATCCACAGGACGCGGCCCGGCCGGTCGAGGATCTTGCGCGAGGCGGCCATGAAGGAGGCGGCGCCGCGCGGCGAATCGAGATCGACCCCGAAGGCGCCCATGCGGGAGAAGATGCGATACCGGGCGAGCATCGCGGCGTCGAACGGCGCATAGCTCTCGGCCGCGGGGAAGAAGCGCTGCGCCAGCAGGATGATGACGGCCGCATCCCACCAGGCCGGATGGTTGCAATAGACCACCACCGGGCCGGCCTCCGGCGCGGCCGGGGGCTGGCCCCACTGCGCCAGCCGGAGCGCGTTGAGGTGGCGCCTCACGTAGCGGGCGAAATAGACGCCCATGAAGCGCCAGATGGCGGGGGAGCGGGCCGCGACCGGATCGGACGGCAAGGCCCGTCCGCTGGGTGAGGCCCGCCCGGTCACGAGGCGGCCTTCAGGGCCTCGGTGCCGCCGCGGGCATCCTGGTCGAGGGCATCGGCGGCGATCCAGCCCGACATCATCACCATCGGCATCCCGGGTCCCGGATGGGCGGCGCCACCGGCGAGGTACAGGCCCTGCACTTCCCGCGAGCGGTTGCCGGGCTTGAACGCCCCCATGATCCGGCCGTGGGAGGCCAGCCCATAGATCGCGCCGTTGAGCACCTTGTAGCGCGCATGGATGTCGGCCGGGGTCAGGTGGCGCTCGACGACGATGCGGTCCTCGATGTCCGGCATGCCGGCGGTGCGCTTCAGCTTGTCGAGGATCTTCTGCCGGTAGGCCGGCAGCATCTGCGACCAGTCGTGATGCGGGCGAAGATACGGCGTATGGACCAGCACGTAGAGTGCCTCGCCGCCCTCGGGCGCCACCGACGGGTCGGTGACGCTGGGTGCCGCGAGATAGGCGGTCGGGTCCGGCGCCGGCTCGCCCTTGCGGTAGATCGCGTCGAACTCCTCCTCGGGGTCGCGCGAGAACACGAAGTCGTGGTGGGCGAGGTGGTCGTAGCGCTTGTTGAGGCCGAGATAGAGCACGACGCCGGAGCAGGCCGGCTCGAAGCTGCGCTTCTCGTAACTCCGCCCGACCTCGCCGCCGACCAGCTCGCGGTAGGTGCGCACCGCGTCCATGTTGGAGATGACCTTGTCATAGGGCACGACCGCGCCCCCGACCCGCACCCCCTTCACGGCGCCGTTCTCGATCGCGACGCCCTCGACCTCGCTGCCGGCCTTGAGTTTGGCGCCGAGATCGCCGGCGAGCTTCATCAGCCCCTCTGCCACCGCCCGGGTTCCACCCATCGGGTACCAGACCCCGTCGGCGGTCTGCATGTGGGCGATGGCGCAGAGCACCGCCGGCGCGCCGTAGGGCGAGGAGCCGACATATTGCACGAAGTGGTCGAGCATCTGGGCGAGGCGGGCATCCCGCACCTTGCCCCGGATGGTCCCGGCGACCGAGGCGTGCATGCGCAGCGAGAGCACGTCGCGCAGGGTACCGGGATTGAGGTTGGCGCGGATGTCGATCGTGTCGAACAGGTCCTGCACCGGCTTCCAGAAGAAGAATTTTTCGGACACGCCGTGCAGGTGCTCGGAGAGTGCCAGGAAGCGCTTGTAGCCCTCGCCGGCCTTCTGGCCGGGGGCGAAGCGGTCCATCTCGGCGGCCATCGCCGAGACGTTCTCCATCAGGTCGATGCGGCTGCCGTCGTCGAAGAAGCAGCGCCACTGCGGATCGAGGCGGCGCAGGTCCATGTAATCGTGCACCGAGCGGCCGGACTCGGCGAAGATCCGCTCGAGGACGCGGGGCACCGTCAGGATGGTCGGCCCCATGTCGAAGCGGAAGCCGCCCTCGTGCAGCACCGCGGCCTTGCCGCCGATCCACGCATTCTTGTCGTAGAGGGTGACGTCGTGCCCCCGCGACGCGGCCACGCAGGCTGCCGCCAGACCGCCCAGCCCGCCGCCGACCACCGCGACCGAGTTCCCCGCCATCACGCCTCTCCCGAGCGGGCTCACGCGCCCGTTCCGGACAAGCTAGGCTCAAGGTCGGATCGGTCAACGCGCCGGACCCGGTCCATGTTGCCGCGCCGCAGGCATGCCTCCAGGTCAGGAACCCGGTCCCGTCTCCCGGGCTTGGATTTCTACAGGACACGACGTCGCCGCCAAGATTCCGCCGAGATGCCGCCAAGCCGGAACACGGACACTTCGGAGACTCAACCGGGAGACAGCCCCATGAAGACGACCCTCGCCCTCGTCGGCCTCCTCAGCCTCGGCCTCGCCGGCCCGGCCTTCGCCCAGCAGGCGCTCGACATCACCGTGACCCCGCGCGCGACACAGGTCGACCCGCTGGTGACCGGCAGCGTCCGGCCGCTACGACCGAACCCGAACGTCACCCCGAGCAATCCGATGGGCGTGGTCGGCTGGGACGGACCGCCCGGCGGCACCACCAGCGTGATCGGCGACGACGAACCGCTGGCTCCCGGCTCGCCGGCCGCGACCCCGAACGCGCCCTTCGCCCGGCCGTAAGCCGCGACGTTTTCGCCCCGGTCCGGTTGACTTTTCAGGCCCCCGCCGGGTAAGTCACGCGCCTCCGCACGGGCGGTGCTCCGCATCGCCCGGCGTCGGCGTTCGTCCCAGGACATCGTTTGTCGTAAGGACGTGCGCCGCGAGCCCGTTTCCCCATCCGCGCCCGGGCGTTCCGGCGCACCGACGTGAGACCAGACCGATGAAGATCCGTAACTCGCTGAAGTCGCTCCGCGGCCGGCATCGTGACAACCAGCTCGTGCGCCGCAAGGGCCGGGTCTACGTCATCAACAAGACCCAGAAGCGCTACAAGGCCCGCCAGGGCTGAGGGGCGCGGGGCTTGCCGGTCCTCGCGACCGCGGCAAGCCATCGCGTTGACGGGATCGCGCCGGCGCCGGACAGTGCCGGCATGCGCCGTCTCTCCCTTCCGATCTGCATGATGGCCGGCCTCCTCGGAGCGCCGGCTTTCGTCGTTCTGGCGACCGTGCCGGTGGCCGCGGCCCCGAAGGACGCTCCCAGGGAAGCCTCCAAGGAAGCCCCACGCGCACCCGCCACCCTCGACGACCTCTATGCGCGGCTGAAGGCGGCCAAGGACGATGCCGAGGCCCGCGGCGTCGCCCAGCTGATCGAGCGCCGCCTGGACCGCTCCGGCAGCGACACCGTCGACCTGCTGGCGAGCCGCGCCGCGGAGGCGATGCAGGCCAAGGACTATCCCCTCGCCGTCGAACTCCTCGACCGGGTGACCGTGCTGGAGC from Methylobacterium aquaticum encodes:
- a CDS encoding lysophospholipid acyltransferase family protein codes for the protein MGVYFARYVRRHLNALRLAQWGQPPAAPEAGPVVVYCNHPAWWDAAVIILLAQRFFPAAESYAPFDAAMLARYRIFSRMGAFGVDLDSPRGAASFMAASRKILDRPGRVLWITAQGRFSDVRERPLALRPGVARLAELAPDALFVPLALDYAFWEERGAEACAAFGRAIQARDLLALPRPDRLARLEADLTATLDRLAADVRSRDATRFASLLDGQRGIGGVYDAWHRLVAALTGRRFVAGHREGRAP
- a CDS encoding amidase; the protein is MTEIRDLDGAATLAAYRDRTLSPREAVSDALARIDRFGPDLDAFVLVDRDRAMEAAAAAEARWAKGEPRGPLDGLTFTVKDNIAWAGYPMRRGSLTTADTPATENAPIVDRLLEAGAIPLAKTTMPEFGWKGLGDSSHTGSTRNPWDTRTTTGGSSAGAAAAAALNLGLLHIGTDGAGSIRIPAAFCGIYGLKPSFGRVPAFPPSPFGPVAHLGPMTRGVRDSALMMQAIARPDPRDMAASLAEPPDYCAGLEDGVRGLRVAWSPRLGFATTVDPEVARLTEAAARRFAELGAIVEEADPGLSDPVETLNGIWLVGAWCVLRAIPEEKRGLVEPALRAAAERGRQIAAPDFVAALNARGALFTAMARFHRTYDLLLTPALATPAFAAGNLTPPDGRFGDDWLNWTPFSYPFNLTGQPAATVPCGLTEAGLPVGLQIVGPMGADARVLAASRAYEAAYPWAVLAEPRVTHRG
- a CDS encoding phytoene desaturase family protein — protein: MAGNSVAVVGGGLGGLAAACVAASRGHDVTLYDKNAWIGGKAAVLHEGGFRFDMGPTILTVPRVLERIFAESGRSVHDYMDLRRLDPQWRCFFDDGSRIDLMENVSAMAAEMDRFAPGQKAGEGYKRFLALSEHLHGVSEKFFFWKPVQDLFDTIDIRANLNPGTLRDVLSLRMHASVAGTIRGKVRDARLAQMLDHFVQYVGSSPYGAPAVLCAIAHMQTADGVWYPMGGTRAVAEGLMKLAGDLGAKLKAGSEVEGVAIENGAVKGVRVGGAVVPYDKVISNMDAVRTYRELVGGEVGRSYEKRSFEPACSGVVLYLGLNKRYDHLAHHDFVFSRDPEEEFDAIYRKGEPAPDPTAYLAAPSVTDPSVAPEGGEALYVLVHTPYLRPHHDWSQMLPAYRQKILDKLKRTAGMPDIEDRIVVERHLTPADIHARYKVLNGAIYGLASHGRIMGAFKPGNRSREVQGLYLAGGAAHPGPGMPMVMMSGWIAADALDQDARGGTEALKAAS
- the ykgO gene encoding type B 50S ribosomal protein L36; protein product: MKIRNSLKSLRGRHRDNQLVRRKGRVYVINKTQKRYKARQG